The following proteins are encoded in a genomic region of Necator americanus strain Aroian chromosome II, whole genome shotgun sequence:
- a CDS encoding hypothetical protein (NECATOR_CHRII.G5088.T1), with translation MFSRFMSTVGEVLESYPDITRPHLDPPALTVLHPFQRCTRLSHSRRRDSLVVSQQPLRHSVSLFNTTVLPALTYASETWAFRKQEENAVPMSATKKWKSCLKEEKTSMMHIHIRMNDWRRLAVAVDEDYCSIKS, from the exons atgttctcaagatTCATGAGCACCGTTGGGGAAGTCCTTGAGTCATATCCAG ATATCACGCGTCCACACCTCGATCCACCAGCGCTGACGGTATTGCATCCGTTTCAACGCTGTacaaggctttctcatagccGACGAAG AGATTCGCTGGTGGTATCTCAACAACCCTTACGTCATTCTGTAAGCCtgttcaacaccaccgtacttcctgctttgacctatgcttcggaaacctgggcatttcgcaagcaggaagaaaacgcg gtcccgatgtctgcgactaaaaaatggaagagctgtctcaaagaagaaaaaacgtcaatgatgcatattca tattcgAATGAACGATTGGAGAAGACTCGCGGTTGCAGTTGATGAAGACTATTGTAGcataaaaagttag